One part of the Deinococcus budaensis genome encodes these proteins:
- the rpoZ gene encoding DNA-directed RNA polymerase subunit omega, translating to MAEKDIDKLLSLTDSKYRLSVVTAKRALQLRSGAPSVLPVEQRVRTHNLVTQAMRELATGKLTVGTELMDEGRFHQDYVRQKQAQLQAQLNAERERERD from the coding sequence ATGGCCGAAAAGGATATCGACAAGTTGCTTTCCCTGACCGACAGCAAGTACCGCCTGTCGGTGGTCACTGCCAAGCGCGCCCTGCAACTGCGCTCGGGAGCGCCCAGCGTGTTGCCGGTCGAGCAGCGCGTCCGCACCCACAACCTCGTCACCCAGGCCATGCGCGAGCTGGCGACCGGCAAGCTCACCGTGGGCACCGAGCTGATGGACGAGGGCCGTTTTCATCAGGATTACGTGCGCCAGAAGCAGGCGCAGCTGCAAGCGCAGCTCAACGCCGAGCGTGAGCGCGAACGCGACTGA
- a CDS encoding N-acetylmuramoyl-L-alanine amidase, with translation MKPHVILLSSILLCGGAGSGASAQSDPFQRAAPAQTRPSLRGPAVAPQAAAPAPAASLNSLTGVSSAAFGSPRSSSDGSQTRVVFDLPTGVTYTLTPTFGGLRLDVRGARVLPAVTSRLGASVSEYRAGGGSVTLVTPFPLSLTEGWRASEATLASGTRVLIVEFGPTLSGGASASLRALVRTLSTPSVAAAPAAPRVAASAAPSAPAPAAPALAGDHLPPGDTVAPAARGTLPPPAPALPGQDTNKPSALAGRAAGPAQGAAPLGAPRVGKNPGLTRLVLDLPPGASYRLVPGGIGLRVELSGVTASALNAQNVSPEVRGWRYEPTATGVNVTLLTGTPLTERSGWRALLVPPLEGSRLSRLAIDLSPALADLTPLTARERTLAAVPPTPVTRGTAILAFSANLVQPRVVIDPGHGGKDPGAVAAVTEKQVNLDVALRVRNLLKAAGVDAVLTRDSDRELHPSKNTDLELRAGMGTPGTQLFVSIHVNAMDASTALRGYGVETWWNPNHPLSSTLAGLLQKNMVETTGAFSRGLRSNRSLAVLRNSRIPAALVEIGYASHPVDGLNLKDANYLDRVALGIAQGIREALVSGVTASSLLGDAAK, from the coding sequence ATGAAGCCGCATGTCATCTTGCTCTCATCCATCCTGCTATGCGGTGGGGCGGGTTCCGGCGCCTCTGCCCAGAGTGATCCCTTTCAGCGGGCGGCCCCAGCCCAGACGCGGCCCAGCCTGCGTGGCCCGGCGGTGGCGCCTCAGGCAGCGGCCCCAGCTCCGGCCGCCAGCCTCAACAGCCTGACGGGCGTGTCGAGCGCGGCGTTCGGCTCGCCGCGCAGCAGCAGCGACGGCAGCCAGACGCGGGTGGTGTTCGACCTGCCCACGGGCGTGACCTACACCCTCACGCCGACGTTTGGGGGCCTGCGGCTGGACGTGCGGGGGGCGCGGGTGCTTCCGGCGGTGACCTCGCGGCTGGGGGCCAGCGTCAGCGAGTACCGGGCGGGGGGGGGCAGCGTGACGCTGGTGACCCCCTTTCCGCTGTCTCTGACCGAGGGCTGGCGGGCCAGCGAGGCGACCCTGGCCTCGGGAACGCGGGTGCTGATCGTGGAGTTCGGTCCGACACTCTCGGGCGGCGCGAGCGCCTCGCTGCGGGCGCTGGTGCGGACCCTCTCGACCCCCAGCGTGGCGGCGGCTCCTGCGGCGCCCCGAGTGGCGGCCAGCGCCGCCCCCAGCGCCCCGGCGCCCGCCGCCCCCGCGCTGGCCGGGGACCACCTGCCGCCGGGAGACACGGTGGCCCCGGCGGCCCGGGGGACGCTGCCGCCCCCGGCTCCGGCGCTGCCCGGGCAGGACACCAACAAGCCCAGCGCGCTGGCGGGCCGCGCCGCGGGACCGGCCCAGGGCGCCGCGCCGCTGGGCGCGCCCCGGGTGGGCAAGAATCCCGGCCTGACGCGCCTGGTGCTGGACCTGCCGCCGGGCGCCAGCTACCGGCTGGTTCCCGGCGGGATCGGCCTGCGGGTGGAGCTGAGCGGCGTGACCGCCAGCGCCCTGAACGCCCAAAACGTCAGCCCGGAGGTGCGCGGGTGGCGCTACGAGCCGACCGCCACGGGCGTCAACGTCACCCTGCTGACCGGCACGCCGCTGACCGAGCGCAGCGGCTGGCGCGCCCTGCTGGTGCCTCCGCTGGAGGGAAGCCGCCTGTCGCGCCTCGCCATTGACCTCTCGCCCGCGCTGGCCGACCTCACGCCGCTGACCGCGCGCGAGCGCACGCTGGCGGCAGTGCCGCCCACCCCCGTCACGCGCGGCACGGCGATTCTGGCCTTCAGCGCGAACCTGGTGCAGCCGCGCGTGGTGATCGACCCGGGGCACGGCGGCAAAGACCCCGGCGCCGTGGCCGCAGTGACCGAGAAGCAGGTCAACCTCGACGTGGCGCTGCGGGTGCGCAACCTGCTGAAGGCGGCGGGCGTGGACGCGGTGCTGACCCGCGACAGCGACCGCGAGCTGCATCCCAGCAAGAACACCGATCTGGAACTGCGCGCCGGGATGGGCACGCCCGGCACCCAGCTGTTCGTGAGCATCCACGTCAACGCGATGGACGCCAGCACGGCCCTGCGCGGTTACGGGGTGGAAACCTGGTGGAACCCCAACCACCCGCTGTCGAGCACCCTCGCCGGGCTGCTGCAAAAGAACATGGTGGAGACCACGGGCGCGTTCTCGCGCGGCCTGCGCAGCAACCGCTCGCTGGCCGTGCTGCGCAACAGCCGCATTCCCGCTGCCCTGGTCGAGATCGGCTACGCCAGCCACCCGGTCGACGGCCTGAACCTCAAAGACGCCAACTACCTCGACCGGGTCGCGCTGGGCATCGCGCAGGGCATCCGCGAGGCGCTGGTCAGCGGCGTCACGGCCAGCAGTCTGCTGGGCGACGCGGCCAAGTAG
- the dnaE gene encoding DNA polymerase III subunit alpha: MTASADPAPHIHLPDGSCCAPSADNKPRFAHLHQHTQYSLLDGAAKLKDLLKWVKEVTPNDPACAMTDHGNMHGAVHFYNYAQAAGVKPILGYEAYVVPGQGTRRDKKPGVSGEKGIFHLTLLARDFEGYQNLCRLSSRGYTEGYYYKPRIDHELLQEHHKGVIAFSGCLGSEVQQLLLQGREDDAKQRLLWYRDLFGENYFIEIQDHGLPEQRKNNPILKAWAQELGIGMVATNDGHYVKKTDATAHETLLAIQTKATLADENRFKFPCDEFYVKGLDEMQAALPVSEWGEEPFDNTAHIASICNVDLPVGKKRVYQMPALPIPEGRTMAEELRVHTYRGTVKRYPAHATESLLRDYAQRSLEALGAEDKAKVLSRVKGCDATTCDLETLLTLLAFMGSEWEARGKAAGEKYTKYPALEVMEAQAEAGQLPPYAHEDCRKARQGDSDTAIELDPTADGEETTKAHHTHALVILRRAEYELSVINNMGFPDYFLIVADYINWAKDQGISVGPGRGSGAGSLVAYAIRITNLDPLEFELLFERFLNPDRISMPDFDIDFNDARRGEVIGYVQQKYGDDKVAQIATFGTMASKACLKDVARVMGLEYAKVDKVSKLIPIKFGKSYSLEQARDAVPDIQQMLAEDAQLLEAYEFAQKLEGLTRHASVHAAGVVIGRDQLTDLVPVMRDTSGEGMVCQYDMKAVEDIGLIKMDFLGLRTLSFLDEAKRIMRESQKIEIDFDAIPFDDARTYELMSRGDTKGVFQLEGAGIADASRRLKPRRLADIIALSALYRPGPMENIPTYVRRHHGVEEVDYVKDGFSNSAQWLEKILAETYGIPVYQEQIMQIASEVAGFSLGGADLLRRAMGKKDAQEMQRQRQIFVDGAEKNGVPQDEGNRLFDLLDAFANYGFNKSHSAAYGVITYQTAWLKANYPVEFMAALLTVERRDSDKVAEYVSDARKMDVRVLPPDINRSAADFAVQGEEILFGLYAIKGLGEAAVQKILEERQRAGEFRSLADFCSRLGNKVCNRKAMESLIKSGAFDRFGERRQLMESLEDAVEDAAGAAEINARAQSGMSMMFGVDEVKKERPLRAGVDPYTDLQRLAIEKESLGLYISGHPLEQHEGLREAASCRISDLDAWFTTQNVAPGKRVKAVLAGMIESVVKKPTKSGGMMARFILADESGQTELVAFSRAYDRIQEKLVNDTPALVIVELESEDGGLRAIAEEVVSVEQLGEVPKVMYVTIDLETASPDAVGEFQSVLDEHAGSMPTYLRLETPEQFVLYQLDHNMGSPDAIRALNSTFPWADAYLAYDQGTILSRFAPKPPAWMNKQGGRGMQA; the protein is encoded by the coding sequence ATGACCGCGTCCGCCGACCCTGCCCCCCATATTCATCTGCCGGACGGCTCGTGCTGCGCGCCCAGTGCCGATAACAAGCCCAGATTCGCGCACCTGCACCAGCACACCCAGTACAGCCTCCTCGACGGCGCGGCGAAGCTCAAGGACCTCCTGAAGTGGGTCAAGGAGGTCACGCCGAATGACCCCGCCTGCGCCATGACCGACCACGGCAACATGCATGGGGCGGTCCACTTCTACAACTACGCCCAGGCAGCGGGCGTCAAGCCGATCCTGGGCTACGAGGCGTATGTCGTTCCCGGCCAGGGCACGAGGCGCGACAAGAAGCCCGGCGTCAGCGGCGAGAAGGGCATCTTCCACCTGACGCTGCTGGCCCGCGACTTCGAGGGCTACCAGAACCTCTGCCGCCTGAGTTCGCGCGGGTACACCGAGGGGTACTACTACAAGCCCCGCATCGACCACGAACTCTTGCAGGAGCACCACAAAGGGGTCATCGCCTTTTCCGGCTGCCTGGGGTCGGAGGTGCAGCAGCTTCTGCTCCAGGGCCGCGAGGACGACGCCAAGCAGCGCCTGCTGTGGTACCGCGACCTCTTCGGCGAGAACTACTTCATCGAGATTCAGGACCACGGCCTGCCCGAGCAGCGGAAGAACAACCCCATCCTGAAGGCGTGGGCGCAGGAACTCGGCATCGGGATGGTCGCCACGAACGACGGGCACTACGTCAAGAAGACCGACGCGACCGCCCACGAGACGCTGCTCGCCATCCAGACCAAGGCCACCCTGGCCGACGAGAACCGCTTCAAGTTCCCCTGCGACGAGTTCTACGTGAAGGGCCTGGACGAGATGCAGGCGGCCCTTCCGGTGAGCGAGTGGGGCGAGGAGCCGTTCGACAACACGGCCCATATCGCGTCCATCTGCAACGTGGACCTGCCCGTCGGCAAGAAGCGCGTCTACCAGATGCCCGCCCTGCCCATCCCGGAAGGGCGCACGATGGCCGAGGAACTGCGGGTGCATACGTACCGGGGGACGGTCAAACGCTACCCGGCACACGCGACGGAAAGCCTGCTGCGCGACTATGCCCAGCGGTCGCTGGAGGCGCTGGGTGCGGAGGACAAGGCCAAGGTCCTCTCCAGGGTCAAAGGCTGCGACGCCACCACCTGCGACCTCGAAACGCTCCTCACCCTTCTCGCCTTCATGGGGAGCGAGTGGGAGGCGCGCGGCAAGGCGGCGGGGGAGAAATACACCAAGTACCCGGCGCTGGAGGTCATGGAAGCGCAGGCCGAGGCAGGCCAGCTGCCCCCCTACGCCCACGAGGACTGCCGCAAGGCCCGCCAGGGGGACAGCGACACCGCCATCGAACTCGACCCCACGGCGGACGGCGAGGAGACGACCAAGGCCCACCACACCCACGCCCTCGTCATCCTGCGCCGCGCCGAGTATGAACTCTCGGTCATCAACAACATGGGTTTTCCCGACTACTTCCTGATCGTCGCCGACTACATCAACTGGGCGAAGGACCAGGGCATCAGCGTGGGGCCGGGGCGCGGGTCGGGCGCCGGGTCGCTCGTCGCCTACGCGATTCGCATCACCAACCTCGACCCCCTGGAATTCGAGCTGCTGTTCGAGCGCTTCCTGAACCCCGACCGCATCTCGATGCCCGACTTCGACATCGACTTCAACGACGCCCGGCGCGGCGAGGTCATCGGCTACGTGCAGCAGAAGTACGGCGACGACAAGGTCGCGCAGATCGCCACCTTCGGGACGATGGCGAGCAAGGCGTGCCTCAAGGACGTGGCGCGCGTGATGGGCCTGGAATACGCCAAGGTGGACAAGGTCTCCAAGCTGATCCCGATCAAGTTCGGCAAGTCCTACTCGCTGGAGCAGGCCCGCGACGCGGTGCCCGACATCCAGCAGATGCTGGCGGAAGACGCGCAGCTTCTGGAGGCCTACGAGTTCGCGCAGAAGCTCGAAGGCCTGACCCGGCACGCCTCCGTCCACGCGGCGGGGGTGGTGATCGGCCGCGACCAGCTCACCGACCTCGTGCCCGTCATGCGCGACACCTCCGGCGAGGGCATGGTCTGCCAGTACGACATGAAGGCCGTGGAGGACATCGGCCTGATCAAGATGGACTTCCTGGGGCTGCGGACCCTGTCTTTTCTCGACGAGGCCAAGCGGATCATGCGCGAGTCGCAGAAGATCGAGATCGACTTCGACGCGATCCCCTTCGACGACGCCCGGACCTACGAGTTGATGAGCCGGGGCGACACCAAAGGCGTTTTCCAGCTCGAAGGCGCGGGCATCGCGGACGCCTCCCGCCGCCTCAAGCCCCGCCGATTGGCCGACATCATCGCCCTCTCGGCCCTCTACCGCCCCGGCCCGATGGAGAACATCCCCACCTACGTGCGCCGCCACCACGGGGTCGAGGAAGTCGATTACGTCAAGGACGGCTTTTCCAACTCGGCGCAGTGGCTGGAAAAGATCCTGGCCGAAACCTACGGCATCCCCGTCTATCAGGAGCAGATCATGCAGATCGCCTCCGAGGTGGCCGGGTTTAGCTTGGGCGGCGCCGACCTCTTGCGGCGGGCGATGGGGAAAAAAGACGCGCAGGAGATGCAGCGTCAGCGGCAGATTTTCGTGGACGGGGCCGAAAAGAACGGGGTGCCGCAGGATGAGGGCAACAGACTCTTTGATTTGCTGGATGCCTTTGCAAATTACGGATTTAATAAATCACATTCAGCCGCATATGGTGTAATTACATATCAAACCGCGTGGCTAAAAGCAAACTATCCAGTCGAATTTATGGCGGCACTTTTAACTGTAGAGCGCCGCGACTCCGACAAGGTGGCCGAGTACGTCAGTGACGCCCGCAAGATGGACGTGCGGGTGTTGCCGCCCGACATCAACCGTTCCGCCGCCGACTTCGCGGTGCAGGGCGAGGAAATCCTCTTCGGGCTGTACGCGATCAAGGGGCTGGGCGAAGCGGCGGTGCAAAAAATTCTGGAGGAACGTCAGCGGGCCGGAGAGTTCCGGTCGCTGGCCGACTTCTGCTCGCGCCTGGGCAACAAGGTCTGCAACCGCAAGGCGATGGAGTCCCTCATCAAGTCGGGGGCCTTTGACCGCTTCGGCGAGCGGCGGCAACTGATGGAGAGCCTGGAGGACGCCGTGGAGGACGCCGCCGGAGCCGCCGAGATCAATGCCCGCGCCCAGAGCGGCATGAGCATGATGTTCGGCGTGGACGAGGTGAAAAAGGAACGTCCCCTGCGCGCGGGAGTCGACCCCTACACCGACCTTCAGCGCCTCGCCATCGAGAAAGAATCGCTGGGCCTCTACATCTCCGGGCACCCGCTGGAGCAGCACGAGGGTCTGCGCGAGGCCGCGAGCTGCCGCATTTCCGACCTGGACGCCTGGTTCACGACCCAGAACGTCGCGCCGGGCAAGCGGGTCAAGGCGGTGCTCGCGGGCATGATCGAGAGCGTGGTCAAAAAGCCCACCAAGTCGGGGGGCATGATGGCCCGCTTCATCCTAGCGGACGAGTCGGGGCAGACCGAACTGGTCGCCTTTTCCCGCGCCTACGACCGCATTCAGGAGAAGCTGGTCAACGACACGCCCGCGCTGGTGATCGTCGAGCTGGAATCCGAGGACGGCGGCCTGCGCGCGATCGCCGAGGAAGTGGTCAGCGTCGAGCAACTGGGCGAGGTGCCCAAGGTCATGTACGTGACCATCGACCTGGAGACGGCCAGCCCCGACGCCGTGGGCGAGTTCCAGAGCGTGCTGGACGAACACGCCGGGTCCATGCCCACCTACCTGCGGCTGGAGACGCCCGAGCAGTTCGTGCTGTACCAGCTCGACCACAACATGGGCAGCCCCGACGCCATCCGCGCCCTGAACAGCACCTTCCCCTGGGCCGACGCCTACCTCGCCTACGACCAGGGCACCATCCTGAGCCGCTTCGCACCCAAGCCGCCCGCGTGGATGAATAAGCAGGGGGGGCGGGGGATGCAGGCGTAA
- a CDS encoding HNH endonuclease: MEREVRKRSGFGCIICGRIFCDYHHLEEFSTVTEHDPSKIVLLCKEHHGDVTNSNPANRRISNETLEKYIRSPYGITKGHNRWESVTDIKGLRLGNFFFENTKIILRIDGRNIISICGADDFFPSASLNAIFFDHEGREVLRVERNLIKGNTDSWDFQSTGNLITINNSSKDIALSVRFGSDGVAVVERLKMRYMDSIIEITPNGSMIAKFGCEASASITLVSEAKVTGADVAVEVKEGSMMIGRSERTLYAKGASRVGFRPAGTRRQTSDAGIEKEPINHSRQKEPNRLDFKGMSGGLKIDIEGLEYSRGMTPIKLDKKSVQIGVPTRSEHGNNSMYVKKLEISGE, translated from the coding sequence GTGGAAAGAGAAGTCAGGAAACGCTCTGGTTTCGGATGCATAATATGTGGAAGAATTTTCTGTGACTATCACCACCTCGAAGAATTTTCTACCGTAACAGAGCATGATCCAAGTAAAATAGTATTGTTATGCAAAGAGCATCACGGTGATGTCACTAATTCGAATCCGGCTAACAGGAGAATATCCAATGAGACTCTTGAGAAATATATTCGCTCACCGTATGGAATCACAAAAGGACATAATAGATGGGAGAGCGTAACAGACATAAAAGGTTTGCGTTTGGGCAATTTCTTTTTTGAGAATACTAAAATAATACTGAGAATAGATGGCAGGAACATAATCTCGATTTGCGGAGCAGACGATTTTTTTCCTTCTGCAAGCTTAAACGCAATATTTTTTGATCATGAGGGGAGAGAAGTATTAAGAGTGGAGAGGAATTTGATAAAGGGCAATACGGACTCTTGGGACTTTCAGAGCACTGGAAACCTAATCACTATTAATAACAGCTCCAAAGATATCGCGCTATCCGTAAGATTTGGCAGTGACGGTGTGGCAGTTGTTGAAAGATTAAAGATGCGTTACATGGATAGTATAATAGAGATTACGCCAAATGGTTCTATGATTGCCAAGTTTGGATGTGAAGCTTCCGCGTCCATAACTTTAGTAAGTGAAGCTAAAGTAACTGGAGCCGATGTTGCAGTTGAAGTAAAAGAAGGGTCTATGATGATCGGGAGATCTGAAAGAACATTGTATGCCAAAGGAGCCTCTAGGGTTGGTTTTAGGCCCGCTGGAACGAGGAGGCAGACATCTGACGCCGGTATTGAAAAAGAACCTATCAATCATAGCCGTCAAAAAGAACCGAATAGACTAGATTTCAAAGGCATGTCTGGCGGATTAAAAATTGATATAGAGGGTCTAGAATATTCTAGGGGTATGACACCTATAAAGCTTGACAAAAAATCTGTTCAGATAGGTGTTCCTACTAGGAGCGAGCACGGAAATAATAGTATGTACGTAAAGAAATTAGAGATCTCTGGAGAATAA
- a CDS encoding PilT/PilU family type 4a pilus ATPase, giving the protein MSVLQALLGVMVQSGASDIHLRAGSAPAARVNGDIVRFGEDRLNPEHVELFAREMMTRPGLWEDFAQRRDADFAYGVPGVARFRVNAYHQRGTVGLIMRVIEDKPIPSFADLGLPVSTFGALAAHERGLVLVTGPTGSGKTTTLASLLDHINATSPVNIVTLEDPIEILHRDKTAMISQRELGTDTLTFAAGLRASMRQDPDVILIGEMRDKETVEAALSAAQTGHLVFSTLHTQDAIRTVNRIIDFFAPHERDQIRLGLSESLVGVVSQRLLPRKGGGRVLGMEILLGTPTVRECVKDPERTDEIKQALQEGGARGMHTFDQHLAQLVEDDLMTEEDALQSATSPHELKIMLMKRQFA; this is encoded by the coding sequence ATGAGCGTCTTACAGGCCCTGCTGGGCGTGATGGTGCAGTCGGGAGCCAGTGACATTCACCTGCGGGCGGGCAGCGCCCCCGCCGCGCGGGTCAACGGCGACATCGTCCGCTTCGGGGAAGACCGCCTGAATCCCGAGCACGTCGAGCTGTTCGCCCGCGAGATGATGACCCGCCCCGGGTTGTGGGAGGATTTCGCCCAGCGCCGCGACGCCGACTTTGCCTACGGGGTGCCGGGCGTCGCCCGCTTCCGGGTCAACGCCTACCACCAGCGCGGCACCGTCGGGCTGATCATGCGCGTGATCGAGGACAAGCCCATTCCGTCCTTTGCCGACCTGGGCCTGCCGGTCTCCACCTTCGGGGCGCTCGCCGCCCACGAGCGCGGGCTGGTCCTGGTCACCGGCCCCACCGGCTCGGGCAAGACGACCACGCTGGCTTCCCTGCTCGACCACATCAACGCGACCAGTCCGGTCAACATCGTGACCCTCGAAGACCCCATCGAGATCCTGCACCGCGACAAGACCGCCATGATCTCGCAGCGCGAACTGGGCACCGACACCCTGACTTTCGCCGCCGGTCTGCGGGCGTCCATGCGCCAGGACCCCGACGTGATATTGATCGGCGAGATGCGCGACAAGGAGACGGTGGAAGCCGCCCTCTCCGCCGCGCAGACGGGCCACCTCGTCTTTTCCACCCTGCACACCCAGGACGCGATCCGCACGGTCAACCGCATCATCGATTTCTTCGCCCCACACGAGCGCGACCAGATTCGCCTGGGCCTCTCGGAAAGTCTGGTCGGCGTGGTCAGCCAGCGTCTGCTGCCGCGCAAGGGCGGGGGCCGGGTGCTGGGCATGGAAATCCTGCTGGGCACGCCCACCGTCCGCGAGTGCGTCAAGGACCCCGAGCGCACCGACGAGATCAAACAGGCCCTGCAAGAAGGCGGCGCGCGCGGCATGCACACCTTCGACCAGCACCTCGCCCAACTTGTCGAAGACGACCTGATGACCGAGGAAGACGCCCTCCAGTCGGCCACCAGCCCCCACGAACTCAAGATCATGCTGATGAAGCGGCAGTTCGCCTAG
- a CDS encoding DUF488 family protein encodes MISPPALLTVGYEGAQLADFLNTLRAAGVTRLVDTRERAQSRRPGYSKTALSRALEEQGIGYTHLRPLGTPPSLRKAYRLEHDFALLERGYHAHLAAQGEALEQLGALAAQERTCLLCYEADPETCHRSLIAARLQALGLVGETVHLRVPGAPVMGAPGTRQ; translated from the coding sequence ATGATCTCCCCCCCTGCCCTGCTGACCGTCGGCTACGAAGGTGCCCAGCTGGCCGACTTTCTGAACACCCTGCGCGCGGCGGGCGTGACCCGGCTGGTGGACACCCGCGAGCGCGCCCAGAGCCGCCGCCCGGGCTACAGCAAGACCGCCCTGAGCCGGGCGCTGGAGGAGCAGGGCATCGGCTACACGCACCTGCGGCCGCTGGGCACGCCACCCAGCCTGCGCAAGGCGTACCGGCTGGAGCACGATTTCGCGCTGCTGGAGCGCGGCTACCACGCGCACCTCGCCGCCCAGGGCGAAGCGCTGGAGCAGCTCGGCGCCCTCGCGGCGCAGGAGCGGACCTGCCTGCTGTGTTACGAGGCCGACCCGGAGACGTGCCACCGCTCATTGATCGCCGCGCGTTTGCAGGCGCTGGGGCTGGTGGGCGAGACCGTGCATCTGCGGGTGCCGGGGGCGCCGGTCATGGGGGCGCCGGGCACCCGGCAGTAA
- a CDS encoding DinB family protein: MTRRNRVFVPAVVTVATVGVAAGAAYVARYRKDDVKDLFVAQALERPAARLSYPELGQGLERGGLLLAQRAARAADTDANRGVLTHIIGLERWGQQRLRVALGQRGFVRDEHHPYKPGAGTTLRELQDLLSQTRSQTVDLARQLAAAPPQDGLTVEHNGLGELTPKAWLRYLTQHADLESRRLRGAKDVKALGE; encoded by the coding sequence ATGACCAGACGCAACCGAGTGTTCGTGCCCGCCGTCGTCACGGTGGCGACCGTCGGGGTGGCCGCCGGGGCCGCCTACGTGGCGCGTTACCGCAAGGACGACGTGAAAGACCTGTTCGTGGCGCAGGCGCTGGAGCGCCCCGCCGCCCGCCTGAGCTACCCCGAGCTGGGGCAGGGGCTGGAGCGCGGCGGCCTCCTGCTCGCGCAGCGCGCCGCCCGCGCCGCCGACACCGACGCCAACCGGGGCGTGCTGACCCACATCATCGGGCTGGAGCGCTGGGGCCAGCAGCGGCTGCGGGTGGCGCTGGGGCAGCGCGGGTTCGTCCGCGACGAGCACCACCCCTACAAGCCGGGCGCGGGCACGACCCTGCGCGAGCTTCAGGACCTGCTCTCGCAGACGCGGTCGCAGACGGTGGACCTCGCCCGGCAACTCGCCGCCGCGCCCCCCCAAGACGGCCTGACGGTCGAACACAACGGCCTGGGCGAGCTGACCCCCAAAGCCTGGCTGCGCTACCTCACCCAGCACGCCGACCTCGAAAGCCGCCGGCTGCGCGGTGCCAAGGACGTGAAGGCGCTGGGCGAGTAG
- a CDS encoding 5-formyltetrahydrofolate cyclo-ligase: MTGTPPPTSPGAQRDAVWTALLRARACAYPLPPHGHHPHFTGAREAAAALRAHPEVAALRTLIVGPERALQPLRRLALQAGVTLYVPHQHKAGWYWQLRDPAGAVLKAMPQVGEPRLRPQGAQAAVLACVAADRAGGRLGKGFGWGAQGLKLGVPEYTLAHPLMLLETLPCPPDSWVSLIGLPGGVVEVPRRAAGHALD, from the coding sequence TTGACCGGGACCCCGCCGCCCACCTCGCCCGGCGCCCAGCGCGACGCGGTCTGGACGGCGCTGCTGCGGGCGCGGGCCTGCGCGTATCCGCTGCCGCCGCACGGGCACCATCCCCACTTCACAGGAGCGCGGGAGGCCGCCGCCGCCTTGCGGGCCCACCCGGAGGTCGCCGCGCTGCGGACGCTGATCGTCGGCCCCGAGCGCGCCCTCCAGCCGCTGCGGCGGCTGGCCCTGCAAGCCGGGGTCACCCTCTATGTCCCCCACCAGCACAAGGCAGGCTGGTACTGGCAGCTGCGCGACCCGGCGGGCGCGGTCCTGAAAGCGATGCCGCAGGTGGGCGAACCCCGCCTGAGGCCGCAGGGCGCCCAGGCCGCCGTCCTCGCCTGCGTCGCCGCCGACCGCGCGGGGGGGCGGCTGGGCAAGGGTTTCGGCTGGGGGGCGCAGGGGCTGAAGCTCGGCGTGCCCGAGTACACCCTGGCCCACCCGCTGATGCTGCTGGAGACCTTGCCCTGCCCGCCCGACTCGTGGGTGAGCTTGATCGGCCTGCCGGGGGGCGTGGTGGAAGTTCCGCGCCGGGCTGCTGGACACGCTTTAGACTGA
- a CDS encoding acyltransferase, which produces MTWLKPVSIDENAQAAYNDFLRDLEARLADPATDRNVLAREVLAQAIYGREYGQLLADAPLAALNLDARNVTFEAEYYLATDPAQFAPVKPLLWLWKNLDLTPVGQNPVTGIPVRRLLAERIFRRVGRDFKCWQNVEFSVGYNMEVGDNVVVHRHVLLDDIGGIELHDGASVSDYVNIYSHTHSVLDGPDVTLRRTVIGRGARVTYHSTVLAGSVISDDAMLATHALLRGDIPPHGIAMGLPARVTRYKLRDPQETRVDARVYPHDEGRKANPRFPGPTPNQTRKPTLEEMGEG; this is translated from the coding sequence GTGACGTGGCTGAAGCCGGTGAGCATCGACGAGAACGCGCAGGCCGCGTACAACGACTTTTTGCGGGACCTGGAAGCGAGGCTCGCGGACCCCGCGACCGACCGGAACGTGCTGGCCCGCGAGGTGCTGGCGCAGGCGATCTACGGGCGCGAGTACGGGCAACTGCTGGCAGACGCGCCGCTGGCCGCCCTGAACCTCGACGCGCGCAACGTGACCTTTGAGGCCGAGTACTACTTGGCGACCGACCCGGCGCAGTTCGCCCCGGTCAAGCCGCTGCTGTGGCTGTGGAAAAACCTCGACCTGACCCCGGTCGGGCAAAACCCGGTCACCGGGATCCCGGTGCGGCGCCTGCTCGCGGAGCGGATCTTCCGGCGGGTGGGGCGCGACTTCAAGTGCTGGCAGAACGTGGAGTTCTCGGTGGGCTACAACATGGAGGTCGGGGACAACGTCGTGGTTCACCGCCACGTGCTGCTGGACGACATCGGCGGCATCGAGCTGCACGACGGGGCGTCGGTCAGCGACTACGTGAACATCTACAGCCACACCCACTCGGTCCTGGACGGCCCCGACGTGACCCTGCGCCGCACGGTGATCGGGCGCGGCGCCCGCGTGACCTACCACTCGACCGTGCTGGCGGGCAGCGTGATCAGTGACGACGCGATGCTCGCCACCCACGCCCTGCTGCGCGGCGACATCCCGCCCCACGGCATCGCGATGGGTCTGCCTGCCAGGGTCACCCGCTACAAGCTGCGTGACCCCCAGGAGACCCGGGTGGACGCCCGCGTCTATCCCCACGACGAGGGCCGCAAGGCCAACCCGCGCTTTCCCGGCCCCACCCCCAACCAGACCCGTAAACCCACCCTGGAGGAGATGGGAGAAGGCTGA